The genomic interval TCCTAAGCTTGTAGCCAATTGTATCTGTTCGTCAAACCTTGGCCAGTTAGGTGTTTCGGTTGGAGAATTGATATACACTTTATCCCATGGAATTGTGAGATAGACCGAATTGAGGCCGTTTTGCTTTGCCAGCTTAATAAGGTCAAGTTCGGAACCTTTTTCAACCGTAAGATTCAGGGACATGAGCGCCAGATAACGCTGAGGGTCTGCCTCACTTAATGTAGACTGATCCTGCGCATCAGCTTCATTGCCTGCAAAAAGCAAGAGAATCAAACCGATGAAGCTATATCTGATTAATAGTCTGGAAAATGAAGCCATAAATAAAGTCTTTACTATTGTATTTTGTCAATTATTTCAATCCAGTTCTCATATCCGTTTTTTACATTGAATTGACCGGCTCTTTTTATACTTTTCTCAGCATTTGTTAGAACTTCGCCGCTCATTACTTTACGCATGGCATCCACCATTTGTTTCACACTAAGGTCTTGTGTTACAATACCCATGCCTTCCTCCACAAACTCTGAAACTCCTCCGGAAGGAAAGGAAATAATTGGTTTTCCCAGCAGCGCCGCTTCTATCATGACCAAAGGGAAAGGGTCTTGGCGGGAAGTAAGTAAGAAACCATTACCTGCATTGAGATAGTTATAATAATCGTCCTTTTGTTTACCCGCCAAATGTATATGCGTTTTTGATTTTGTATCCGAGCATCTCTGTTCGGTGTAATAGGTCAGGCCGTCACCAAGTTTGTCACCAACCCATATTAAGTGTACATGGGGATCATTCAGCTCCTCGGCAATATCAGGCAAAAGATCAAATCCTTTTCTTTCCGAAGTCATTCCTGACAGTATCCAAATATAATCATCTTTAGGAATACCAAGGGTTTTGCGTATTTCTGCGGTCCGTTCTTGGTTTTTTGTGACTTTTTCT from Dyadobacter sp. NIV53 carries:
- a CDS encoding glycosyltransferase, with the translated sequence MEKSKQRILFFTPYATRTGSEMMLLYIIQNIDRNRFDVGIVSFANGELLKELPADIPVFIVPKDYNLLQKIKFQLGINPTLNYLRKIAKEFKADFWYINTMMLPETVAIAKEFSIRFITHFHELPLTYAVLSRSDIKNIIDYSDLIIGCSQVTCKAIEQAGGKNTALLYSFIDTEKVTKNQERTAEIRKTLGIPKDDYIWILSGMTSERKGFDLLPDIAEELNDPHVHLIWVGDKLGDGLTYYTEQRCSDTKSKTHIHLAGKQKDDYYNYLNAGNGFLLTSRQDPFPLVMIEAALLGKPIISFPSGGVSEFVEEGMGIVTQDLSVKQMVDAMRKVMSGEVLTNAEKSIKRAGQFNVKNGYENWIEIIDKIQ